One part of the [Synechococcus] sp. NIES-970 genome encodes these proteins:
- a CDS encoding sugar-specific transcriptional regulator, TrmB, producing MTFSDTRAETRSTKHDILEYLLKHGQVKAVQLAESLHISPQAVRRHLKDLEEEGLIEHRAKQEGLGRPHYFYELSRAGRDRFPSRYNDFAVSFLDTLVETAGEEQVKEILRKQWQKKAHSYRDRLGKGSLQDRLIRLVDLRKEEGYMAEVIPATDHGHDGFLLTEHHCAIADVAESFPVVCGNELEMFEEILPDCTITRTQWINEGEHQCGYIIQAKN from the coding sequence ATGACCTTTTCTGACACCCGTGCCGAAACCCGTTCAACGAAGCATGACATTTTGGAATATTTACTGAAACATGGTCAAGTGAAGGCTGTGCAATTGGCAGAATCTTTACATATCAGCCCCCAGGCGGTGCGGCGTCACCTCAAGGATTTGGAAGAGGAAGGTTTGATCGAACATCGCGCCAAACAGGAAGGTTTGGGGCGGCCCCACTATTTTTATGAATTGAGTCGAGCAGGGCGAGATCGCTTTCCGAGTCGCTATAACGATTTTGCGGTGTCTTTTCTGGATACTTTAGTGGAAACGGCTGGGGAAGAACAGGTCAAGGAAATTCTCCGGAAGCAGTGGCAAAAGAAGGCCCACAGTTATCGCGATCGCCTGGGGAAAGGTTCTCTGCAGGATCGTCTAATCCGTTTGGTAGATCTACGCAAAGAAGAGGGCTACATGGCAGAGGTGATCCCGGCCACAGACCACGGCCATGACGGCTTTTTGTTGACGGAACATCACTGTGCGATCGCCGACGTGGCAGAATCCTTTCCGGTGGTCTGTGGTAATGAACTGGAGATGTTCGAGGAGATCTTGCCCGACTGCACTATCACCCGCACCCAATGGATTAATGAGGGGGAACACCAGTGCGGCTACATTATTCAGGCGAAAAACTAG
- a CDS encoding hypothetical protein (conserved hypothetical protein): MSQSLVPHQSVIAQQPTPPPSASISGESLFWVGLAAALFCSTFGLLFYVRSLNQKHQKETKVNRYKIHDLKKKLKLALNTIKKMESNPDLVHSREFNLDYLRMRMEEDQFHYVIVNQLKIKIRLLISVALRPSTADVATVGIANTSGRPVDEIFDVYYDTTDHQGQRKEGVLFRVKVQLTKLPAQASSITVEQIIDCLEKFLNPSEAPEYWQPTVQGRVVTIEWDQKAKPTPLLLFNQSEEGDNVSFRSNIA, encoded by the coding sequence ATGTCACAATCCCTCGTTCCTCACCAATCGGTCATTGCCCAACAGCCGACTCCACCACCAAGCGCCTCAATCTCCGGAGAGAGCTTATTTTGGGTAGGACTAGCCGCCGCTCTTTTTTGTAGCACCTTCGGGCTTCTTTTTTATGTCCGTAGCCTCAACCAGAAACATCAAAAAGAAACCAAAGTAAATCGCTACAAAATCCATGATCTCAAGAAAAAATTAAAACTGGCCCTCAATACCATCAAAAAGATGGAAAGCAATCCCGACCTGGTCCACTCTCGGGAATTCAACCTCGACTACCTACGCATGCGAATGGAAGAAGACCAGTTCCATTACGTCATTGTGAACCAGCTCAAAATCAAAATTCGGCTTTTGATCAGTGTTGCCCTCCGCCCCAGTACGGCCGATGTTGCCACCGTCGGTATTGCCAATACCAGTGGTCGCCCCGTAGATGAAATTTTTGATGTCTACTACGACACCACTGACCACCAAGGCCAACGGAAAGAAGGCGTTCTCTTCCGGGTCAAAGTGCAATTGACGAAGCTACCCGCCCAAGCCAGCAGTATTACTGTCGAACAAATCATTGACTGCCTCGAAAAATTTCTTAACCCCAGTGAAGCCCCAGAATACTGGCAGCCTACTGTCCAAGGTCGTGTCGTCACCATTGAGTGGGATCAAAAAGCAAAGCCGACGCCCCTCCTTCTATTCAACCAGTCTGAAGAGGGGGATAACGTCAGTTTTCGGAGTAATATTGCCTAG
- the sufD gene encoding FeS assembly protein SufD has protein sequence MASGTVTAAIALESLKTTDLDPNLAKFLDLLEPIEAVELQTVRNRGEAQVRAAKFPTRRDEDWRVTDLSLLKNTTFQQAKAVTLNETETEIFALPETATSRLVFVNGHYASEQSCASGLPDGVFVGNFATLAAEKKEAIAQYLGQQRDNLDVFAALNDAALQDLAIVSVPKNTVVEQPIQLLFVGCVTEEATAMQSRCLVIAETGSQVNLVEYYGAIAQGSTDPDTHCYFNNALTEVWVQANARVNHIRVQREAGGAIHIGNTAIAQAQDSHYQLTEVNFGAKLSRHSVNLVQNGPQTETVLKGLTMVGAEQLSDTHTAVYLQHPHGIVDQLHKCIIDGAARSVFNGKVNVPQKAQMTNAAQLNRNLLLSPKAKVDTKPELQITADNVKCAHGATVSQLEAEEIFYLRSRGLNEYDARHLLIDAFAAEILDTVAIAHLRDALTGCVACRTVD, from the coding sequence ATGGCTAGCGGTACAGTTACAGCGGCGATCGCCTTGGAATCTCTGAAAACTACAGACCTTGATCCGAATCTTGCGAAATTTCTCGATTTGCTCGAACCGATTGAAGCTGTAGAACTTCAAACCGTCCGTAACCGGGGAGAAGCGCAGGTTCGCGCAGCAAAATTCCCCACGCGCCGCGATGAAGATTGGCGGGTCACGGATTTATCTCTCCTGAAAAATACAACCTTCCAGCAGGCTAAGGCAGTTACCCTCAACGAGACAGAAACGGAAATTTTTGCCCTGCCAGAAACCGCCACTAGCCGTTTGGTGTTTGTGAATGGTCACTACGCCTCTGAACAGTCCTGCGCTTCTGGTCTACCCGATGGTGTTTTTGTCGGTAATTTTGCGACCTTAGCGGCAGAAAAAAAAGAGGCGATCGCCCAATATTTGGGCCAACAACGGGACAATCTCGATGTGTTTGCAGCCCTTAATGACGCTGCTTTACAGGATCTCGCCATTGTTTCGGTGCCGAAAAATACTGTTGTCGAGCAGCCGATCCAACTGCTATTCGTCGGTTGTGTCACCGAAGAGGCTACGGCAATGCAGTCTCGCTGTTTGGTGATTGCAGAAACCGGCTCCCAGGTGAATCTGGTGGAATATTACGGGGCGATCGCCCAGGGCTCCACTGACCCAGATACCCACTGTTATTTCAACAATGCCCTGACAGAAGTGTGGGTCCAAGCCAACGCCCGGGTCAACCATATCCGCGTCCAACGGGAAGCCGGCGGCGCGATCCACATCGGCAATACGGCGATCGCCCAGGCCCAAGACAGCCATTACCAGCTCACTGAGGTGAATTTTGGGGCGAAACTGAGCCGCCACAGCGTGAATCTAGTGCAAAATGGCCCCCAAACAGAGACTGTCCTCAAGGGCTTAACCATGGTTGGCGCAGAACAACTCAGCGATACCCACACCGCCGTTTACCTGCAGCATCCCCATGGCATAGTAGATCAACTCCATAAATGCATCATTGATGGTGCTGCCCGGTCTGTATTTAACGGAAAAGTTAACGTGCCCCAAAAGGCCCAGATGACCAACGCCGCCCAGCTCAATCGGAATTTGCTCCTTTCGCCCAAGGCCAAGGTAGATACGAAACCGGAATTGCAAATCACCGCCGACAACGTCAAATGCGCCCATGGTGCCACCGTCAGCCAACTGGAAGCCGAGGAAATTTTCTACCTACGCAGTCGCGGCCTGAATGAATATGATGCCCGCCATCTACTGATCGATGCCTTTGCCGCTGAAATTCTCGACACCGTGGCGATCGCCCACCTACGAGATGCCCTCACTGGTTGTGTCGCTTGCCGCACCGTTGACTAA
- the sufB gene encoding FeS assembly protein SufB, giving the protein MSATVKTLVNQPYKYGFVTDIETEKIPRGLSEDVVRLISAKKNEPEFMLEFRLKAYQQWLKMTEPTWAHVNYPAIDYQDIVYYSAPKKDKQKIESLDEIDPALLETFEKLGIPLSEQKRLSNVAVDAVFDSVSIATTFKKDLAKHGVIFCSISEAVHEHPELVKKYLGTVVPTSDNYFAALNSAVFSDGSFVFIPKGVKCPMELSTYFRINDGDTGQFERTLIIAEESASVSYLEGCTAPMFDTNQLHAAVVELVALDNADIKYSTVQNWFAGDENGKGGIYNFVTKRGLCKGVNSKISWTQVETGSAITWKYPSCVLLGDNSVGEFYSIALTNNLQQADTGTKMIHIGKNTRSTIISKGISAGKSKNSYRGLVKMHPKADGARNYSQCDSMLIGDTAEANTFPYIQVDNQNAKVEHEASTAKIGEEQLFYFAQRGISEEDAISMLVSGFCKDVLSELPMEFAAEADKLLSLKLEGTVG; this is encoded by the coding sequence ATGAGTGCGACTGTCAAAACCCTTGTCAATCAGCCCTATAAATACGGTTTCGTCACAGACATTGAGACGGAGAAAATCCCCCGTGGTCTCAGTGAAGATGTCGTGCGTTTGATTTCTGCAAAGAAAAACGAACCCGAATTTATGCTGGAGTTTCGTCTCAAGGCCTACCAGCAGTGGTTAAAAATGACCGAGCCCACCTGGGCCCATGTTAATTATCCGGCGATCGACTACCAAGATATCGTCTATTACTCTGCGCCGAAAAAAGACAAGCAGAAAATTGAGAGTCTCGACGAAATCGACCCTGCTCTTTTGGAAACTTTCGAAAAATTAGGCATTCCCCTTTCAGAGCAAAAGCGCCTATCGAATGTGGCGGTTGATGCCGTTTTCGATAGCGTTTCCATTGCCACCACCTTTAAAAAAGACCTTGCCAAACACGGTGTGATTTTCTGTTCGATTTCCGAAGCGGTCCACGAACATCCCGAACTGGTCAAAAAATATCTTGGCACCGTAGTCCCCACTTCCGATAACTACTTTGCGGCCCTCAATTCCGCTGTCTTTAGTGATGGTTCCTTTGTGTTTATCCCCAAGGGGGTGAAATGTCCGATGGAACTGTCCACCTATTTTCGGATCAATGACGGCGATACAGGCCAGTTTGAACGGACGCTGATCATCGCCGAAGAAAGTGCTTCCGTGAGCTATCTCGAGGGCTGTACCGCCCCAATGTTTGATACAAACCAGCTCCATGCCGCTGTGGTGGAATTGGTGGCCCTCGACAATGCAGACATTAAATATTCCACGGTGCAAAACTGGTTTGCCGGGGACGAAAACGGTAAGGGCGGCATCTACAACTTCGTTACGAAGCGCGGCCTCTGTAAGGGCGTGAATTCAAAAATTTCCTGGACTCAGGTGGAAACCGGTTCTGCGATCACCTGGAAATATCCCAGTTGCGTTTTGCTTGGGGATAATTCCGTGGGTGAATTTTATTCGATCGCCTTAACAAACAATCTCCAACAGGCCGATACAGGGACAAAGATGATCCACATCGGCAAAAATACCCGCAGCACGATTATTTCTAAAGGGATTTCTGCCGGAAAGTCGAAGAATAGCTACCGGGGCCTCGTGAAAATGCACCCGAAGGCCGATGGCGCCCGTAACTATTCCCAGTGTGATTCGATGTTGATTGGCGATACCGCCGAGGCAAACACCTTCCCCTATATCCAGGTGGATAACCAAAACGCCAAGGTCGAACATGAAGCCTCCACCGCAAAAATTGGTGAGGAACAGCTCTTTTACTTTGCCCAGCGGGGCATTTCCGAAGAAGATGCCATTTCAATGCTCGTCAGTGGTTTCTGTAAGGACGTATTGAGCGAGTTGCCCATGGAATTTGCAGCCGAGGCGGACAAACTCCTTAGCCTCAAGCTCGAAGGCACCGTTGGCTAA
- the sufC gene encoding FeS assembly ATPase SufC: MSDVILQIKNLTATVDGQPILKGVNLEIKAGEIHAIMGRNGSGKSTLSKIIAGHPEYEVTGGEIIYKGENLLEKEAEERALEGIFLAFQYPLEIPGVSNLDFLRVAYNAKRKHQGLEEIDAFDFEDLIEEKLDVVKMNPSFLERSLNEGFSGGEKKRNEILQMALLEPSLGILDEIDSGLDIDALRIVAEGVNQLATPDNAFLLITHYQRLLDYITPQFVHVMYDGRIVKSGGKELALELEETGYDFLDQEMAAGVA; the protein is encoded by the coding sequence ATGAGTGACGTTATTTTACAGATTAAAAATTTGACTGCAACCGTTGATGGTCAACCCATCCTGAAGGGGGTTAACCTCGAAATTAAAGCTGGAGAAATCCATGCGATTATGGGCCGCAACGGTTCGGGAAAAAGCACCCTATCTAAAATTATTGCCGGCCACCCAGAATATGAAGTTACTGGCGGCGAAATTATCTATAAGGGCGAAAACCTTCTGGAAAAAGAAGCAGAAGAACGGGCTTTAGAAGGAATTTTCCTCGCCTTCCAATATCCCTTAGAAATTCCAGGGGTAAGTAATCTCGACTTTCTGCGGGTGGCCTACAACGCCAAACGTAAACACCAGGGTCTAGAGGAAATCGATGCCTTTGATTTTGAAGATTTGATCGAAGAAAAGCTAGATGTGGTGAAGATGAACCCCAGCTTTTTGGAAAGAAGTCTCAATGAAGGTTTTTCTGGGGGGGAGAAAAAGCGGAACGAAATTCTGCAAATGGCTCTCCTGGAACCGAGCCTCGGCATTTTAGACGAAATTGACTCGGGCTTAGATATTGACGCCCTGCGGATCGTCGCCGAAGGGGTGAACCAATTGGCCACTCCAGATAATGCGTTTCTCCTAATTACCCACTACCAGCGCCTTTTGGATTACATTACCCCCCAGTTTGTTCATGTGATGTACGACGGCCGGATCGTCAAGAGTGGCGGCAAGGAACTGGCCCTGGAACTGGAAGAAACGGGCTATGATTTCCTCGATCAAGAAATGGCTGCGGGGGTTGCATAA
- the speA gene encoding arginine decarboxylase, with product MNKTLGCLEQSVDTRWTVTDSETLYQVRGWGEPYFSVNQQGHVQVSPLGEAGVSLDLFELVESLKQRDIGLPFLIRFPDILRDRIERLHHCFATAIARYEYPNHYRGVYPVKCNQQRHLVEDLVELGRTHHLGLEAGSKPELMIAIAMLEPDMDQDRLLICNGYKDQHYIETALLATQLGHQALIVIEQPEELDLVIRASQSLGIRPMLGIRAKLASRGVGRWGGSSGDRAKFGLTIPQILRIVEKLRAADLLDCLQLLHYHIGSQLSSISVVKSAIREASQIYVELVKLGAPMGFLDVGGGLAVDYSGSKNNFPSSKNYNMQNYANDVVATVQDTCDETNIPVPVLVSESGRAIASHQAVLIFDALGSSEVNPVLPPKPDYKEHLVLRNLRETYDTITPENYQENYHDAVQFKDEAISLFNLGYLSLGDRANAEELYWSCCQKIFSIIQCQDSIPEDFEELWQNMATLYYVNLSVFQSVPDSWAIDQLFPIMPIHRLDEEPTKKGILADLTCDSDGRINRFIDTKAESKNLLELHAPNGQPYYLGLFLMGAYQEIMGNLHNLFGDTHVVHVRLTDDGYHLEHLVEGDTIKEVLQYVQYDVADLLETMRCRTEKALSEKRLTLKQSQLLINHYRQSLESYTYLH from the coding sequence ATGAACAAAACCCTTGGTTGTTTGGAGCAGTCAGTTGATACCCGTTGGACGGTGACGGACAGCGAGACGTTGTACCAAGTGCGGGGCTGGGGTGAGCCTTATTTTTCGGTTAATCAACAGGGCCATGTGCAGGTGTCTCCCCTGGGGGAAGCGGGAGTCAGCCTCGATCTGTTTGAGCTGGTAGAATCCCTCAAACAGCGGGATATTGGTCTGCCTTTTTTGATTCGCTTCCCGGATATTTTGCGCGATCGCATCGAACGACTCCACCATTGCTTTGCCACGGCGATCGCCCGTTATGAATACCCAAACCATTACCGGGGCGTGTATCCGGTCAAATGTAATCAACAGCGCCACTTGGTAGAAGATTTGGTAGAACTAGGCCGCACCCATCACTTGGGCCTAGAGGCGGGTTCCAAGCCGGAGTTAATGATTGCGATCGCCATGTTAGAGCCGGATATGGATCAAGACCGCCTGCTCATTTGTAATGGTTACAAAGACCAGCACTACATCGAAACAGCCCTCCTGGCCACCCAACTGGGTCACCAAGCCTTGATTGTCATCGAGCAGCCAGAAGAACTCGATCTGGTGATCCGGGCCAGCCAGAGCCTTGGCATTCGCCCGATGCTCGGCATTCGTGCCAAATTAGCCAGCCGGGGCGTTGGTCGCTGGGGCGGTTCCTCTGGCGATCGCGCGAAATTTGGCCTGACCATTCCTCAAATTCTCCGGATTGTTGAAAAATTGCGGGCGGCAGATCTCCTCGATTGCCTGCAACTGTTGCACTACCACATTGGCTCCCAGCTTTCTTCGATCAGTGTGGTGAAATCGGCGATCCGCGAAGCGTCGCAAATTTATGTGGAACTGGTCAAACTCGGTGCCCCCATGGGCTTTCTGGATGTGGGAGGCGGCCTCGCAGTAGACTACAGCGGCTCAAAAAATAATTTCCCCTCCTCGAAAAACTACAACATGCAAAACTACGCTAACGACGTGGTGGCGACGGTACAGGATACCTGTGATGAAACGAATATTCCTGTCCCGGTGTTGGTAAGCGAAAGTGGCCGGGCGATCGCCTCCCACCAGGCGGTGTTGATTTTTGATGCCCTCGGCAGCAGTGAAGTAAATCCCGTCTTGCCCCCGAAGCCGGACTATAAAGAGCATTTGGTGCTGCGAAATTTGCGGGAAACCTACGATACGATCACCCCCGAAAATTACCAAGAAAATTATCACGATGCAGTGCAGTTCAAGGATGAAGCAATTAGCCTCTTTAATTTGGGGTATCTGAGCCTAGGCGATCGCGCCAATGCCGAGGAACTCTACTGGTCTTGCTGCCAAAAGATTTTTTCGATTATCCAGTGCCAGGACAGCATCCCCGAAGACTTCGAGGAGCTCTGGCAAAATATGGCGACCCTTTATTATGTCAATTTGTCCGTCTTCCAATCGGTGCCCGACAGTTGGGCGATCGACCAGCTTTTCCCGATCATGCCGATCCACCGCCTCGATGAAGAGCCAACCAAAAAAGGCATTTTGGCGGATTTGACCTGTGATAGCGATGGCCGTATCAACCGCTTTATCGACACTAAGGCCGAAAGCAAAAATCTCCTCGAACTCCACGCCCCCAATGGTCAGCCCTATTACCTTGGTTTATTTCTTATGGGCGCTTACCAAGAAATCATGGGCAATCTCCACAACCTTTTTGGTGATACCCATGTGGTGCATGTGCGCCTCACAGATGATGGTTATCACCTAGAACACCTCGTAGAAGGAGATACGATCAAAGAAGTCTTGCAATATGTGCAATACGATGTGGCCGATCTATTGGAAACCATGCGTTGCCGTACGGAAAAAGCCCTCAGTGAAAAACGCCTCACCCTAAAACAATCCCAACTGTTGATTAATCACTATCGCCAGAGTTTAGAGAGTTATACCTATCTTCACTAA
- a CDS encoding CO2 hydration protein, with protein MVTTVLEPSKHALAHFIHRLEQGLPMLEDSEQNVMEVVGILKSYGVVLDAYSKNLNYVAESQFLNLFPFFKYFNGQLTGDRLLKHWWHDRINFEYAEYCMKSMFWHGGGGLDAYLDTPEFIAAAKKAIAARWRNNPLMLGLNKLFPDFLLEQTRQMAYYTGLGQFWRVMSDMFIDLSDRYDAGEIKSTTDVTHHVLAGLVADASRPITYKVEIRGEVYELIPESAGLTFLMDTAVPYVEAIFFRGTPFAGTISYNAQAAQVPADQPSFTYGALYADPLPIGGSGIPPTLLMQDMRHFLPDYLWDFYMNTPRKEQDLRVKICQTFQKSMFCVTSAALMGLAPSGLEPKTLEEKQANREFFEHWMDRFLTSQIKAVNA; from the coding sequence ATGGTTACTACCGTCTTAGAGCCTTCAAAACATGCCCTCGCTCATTTCATCCATCGCCTAGAACAAGGACTGCCGATGCTGGAAGATAGCGAACAAAATGTGATGGAGGTGGTCGGTATCCTCAAAAGCTATGGGGTAGTGCTAGATGCCTATTCAAAAAATTTGAACTATGTGGCAGAATCCCAGTTCCTCAACTTGTTTCCGTTCTTTAAATATTTCAATGGGCAATTGACAGGCGATCGCCTCCTGAAACATTGGTGGCATGACCGGATCAATTTTGAATATGCCGAATATTGCATGAAATCGATGTTCTGGCATGGGGGCGGTGGTTTGGATGCCTACCTCGACACCCCAGAATTTATCGCGGCGGCAAAAAAGGCGATCGCCGCCCGTTGGCGCAACAATCCCCTGATGTTGGGGCTAAACAAGCTATTTCCTGATTTTCTATTAGAGCAAACCCGACAGATGGCCTACTACACGGGCCTCGGGCAGTTTTGGCGGGTGATGAGCGATATGTTTATCGATCTGAGCGATCGCTATGATGCCGGCGAAATTAAAAGTACTACCGATGTGACCCATCACGTTTTAGCGGGCTTAGTGGCCGATGCCAGCCGGCCAATTACTTACAAAGTCGAAATTCGGGGGGAAGTCTATGAACTGATTCCCGAGTCTGCCGGATTAACCTTTCTGATGGATACCGCAGTACCCTATGTGGAGGCGATCTTTTTCCGGGGGACGCCTTTTGCTGGCACGATTTCTTATAATGCCCAGGCGGCCCAAGTGCCCGCTGACCAACCCAGTTTTACCTATGGGGCGCTGTACGCTGATCCGTTGCCCATTGGGGGGTCTGGGATTCCGCCGACGTTATTGATGCAGGATATGCGCCACTTCTTGCCGGATTACCTCTGGGATTTTTATATGAATACGCCCCGCAAGGAACAGGATTTGCGGGTCAAAATTTGTCAAACCTTCCAGAAATCGATGTTTTGCGTCACCAGTGCAGCGTTGATGGGTCTGGCCCCCAGTGGCCTGGAGCCGAAAACCCTAGAAGAAAAACAGGCCAATCGGGAATTTTTTGAACATTGGATGGACCGCTTCCTTACTTCTCAGATCAAAGCCGTTAACGCTTAG
- the ndhD4 gene encoding NADH dehydrogenase subunit D4 has translation MLSALIWLPLVGALLVTILPQGEKSQLSRTVALVTGALVFVWTAWVGLNYDVAIAGLQFGEHYPWIEWLGLNYDLGVDGLSLPLLALNALLTLVALWISAKDLQRPRFYYALFLLLQASVNGAFLAQDVLLFFLFYEIEIIPLYFLIAIWGGKRRGYAAIKFLLYTAVSGILILAAFLGLTFLTGANTFAYSALHSDLLPLTTQLILLGGLLIGFGIKIPFLPFHTWLPDAHVEASTPVSVILAGVLLKLGTYGLLKFGIGLFPSAWAVVAPWLAIWAAISALYGASCAIAQKDMKKVVAYSSIAHMAFILLAAAAATPLSLAAAEIQMVSHGLISGLLFLLVGIVYKKTGSRDVDYLRGLLTPERGLPLTGSLMILGVMASAGLPGMAGFIAEFLIFRGSFPVYPVATLLCMVGTGLTAVYFLLMINKVFFGRLTPELSNMSPVNWADQFPAVMLVILLFVFGLQPQWLVRWSEADTAALVASPTAIEISLK, from the coding sequence ATGCTGAGTGCCTTGATTTGGTTGCCCCTGGTGGGAGCCCTGCTGGTGACCATTCTCCCCCAGGGAGAAAAAAGTCAGTTATCCCGGACTGTGGCCCTTGTTACTGGCGCTCTGGTCTTTGTTTGGACTGCTTGGGTTGGCCTAAATTATGATGTGGCGATCGCCGGTCTCCAGTTTGGCGAACACTACCCTTGGATTGAATGGCTGGGGCTGAATTATGACCTGGGGGTTGATGGTCTTTCGCTACCCCTACTGGCCCTCAATGCTCTCTTGACCCTTGTTGCCCTCTGGATTAGCGCTAAAGATCTGCAGCGGCCCCGCTTTTATTACGCCCTTTTTCTCCTGTTGCAAGCGAGTGTTAATGGCGCCTTCTTAGCCCAGGATGTACTGCTGTTTTTTCTGTTTTACGAAATTGAAATTATCCCTCTCTACTTCCTGATCGCCATCTGGGGAGGCAAACGGCGGGGTTATGCGGCGATAAAGTTTTTACTCTACACCGCTGTTTCTGGGATTCTTATTTTGGCGGCTTTCCTCGGTTTGACGTTTCTCACCGGGGCGAATACCTTCGCCTATAGCGCCCTCCACAGCGACTTACTCCCTTTAACCACGCAGCTAATTTTGCTCGGTGGCCTACTTATTGGTTTTGGGATCAAGATTCCTTTTTTGCCTTTTCACACCTGGTTACCCGATGCCCACGTGGAAGCTTCGACGCCAGTTTCGGTGATTCTGGCGGGGGTTCTCCTCAAGTTAGGCACCTACGGTCTGTTGAAATTTGGCATTGGTCTATTTCCCTCCGCTTGGGCTGTTGTTGCCCCTTGGCTCGCGATCTGGGCCGCGATCAGTGCTTTGTATGGAGCTTCCTGTGCGATCGCCCAAAAAGATATGAAAAAAGTGGTGGCCTATTCCTCCATTGCCCACATGGCCTTTATTCTGTTGGCGGCAGCAGCGGCAACCCCCCTCAGCTTGGCGGCAGCGGAAATTCAGATGGTCAGCCATGGCCTAATTTCTGGCTTGCTGTTTTTGTTGGTGGGGATTGTTTACAAAAAAACCGGCAGCCGCGATGTGGACTATCTACGCGGTTTGCTCACCCCGGAGCGGGGTTTACCCTTAACGGGAAGTTTGATGATTCTAGGGGTAATGGCCAGTGCCGGTTTGCCGGGGATGGCGGGCTTTATCGCCGAATTTTTGATTTTCCGGGGGAGTTTTCCGGTGTACCCTGTGGCGACGCTTCTTTGTATGGTGGGTACTGGTTTGACGGCGGTATATTTCCTGCTGATGATCAACAAGGTCTTTTTTGGGCGCTTAACCCCAGAACTCAGCAATATGTCGCCAGTGAATTGGGCAGACCAGTTCCCGGCGGTGATGTTGGTAATTTTGCTGTTTGTCTTTGGCCTGCAACCCCAATGGCTAGTGCGCTGGAGTGAAGCCGATACTGCGGCCCTGGTGGCGTCCCCAACGGCGATTGAGATTTCTTTAAAATAA
- the sufS gene encoding cysteine desulfurase SufS: protein MITTQAQSLADQVRDDFPILQQTVHGKPLIYLDNAATSQKPKAVLDALLNYYQRDNANVHRGIHSLSARATDGYEGARDKVARFINAASRDEIVYTRNASEAINLVAYSWGLSNLGPGDEIILSVMEHHSNIVPWQMIAAKTGAVLKYVPLTQDEAFDFEQYQALLSDKTKLVTVVHVSNTLGNVNPVTEIIQAARKYGAKILLDACQSLPHMPIDVQQLDCDWLVGSGHKMCAPTGIGFLYGKREILEAMPPFLGGGEMIAEVFFDHSTYGELPHKFEAGTPAIGEAIALGAAVDYLSNIGMDKIHAYEAELTSHLFKRLAEVPNLKIYGKQPNAQGEGRAALAAFNVQGIHANDLATLLDHEGVAIRSGHHCTQPLHRLFDASGSARASLYFYNTTAEIDQFIVALKETIDFFLSMGA from the coding sequence ATGATCACAACCCAAGCCCAATCCCTGGCCGACCAGGTACGCGATGATTTTCCCATCCTGCAACAGACTGTCCACGGCAAGCCCCTGATTTATCTAGACAACGCCGCCACCTCCCAAAAACCCAAGGCGGTACTGGATGCGTTGTTAAATTACTACCAGCGGGATAATGCCAATGTCCACCGGGGCATCCACAGCCTCAGTGCCCGGGCAACGGATGGTTACGAAGGAGCCAGGGATAAGGTGGCACGGTTTATCAATGCCGCCAGCCGCGATGAAATTGTTTACACCCGCAATGCCAGTGAAGCGATTAACCTCGTCGCCTACAGTTGGGGGTTGAGTAACCTGGGTCCGGGGGATGAAATAATCCTCTCGGTGATGGAACACCACAGTAATATCGTCCCTTGGCAGATGATCGCCGCTAAAACGGGGGCGGTGCTGAAATATGTTCCTTTAACCCAGGACGAAGCCTTTGATTTTGAACAATATCAGGCACTCCTGAGCGACAAAACCAAGTTGGTCACAGTGGTGCATGTATCTAACACCCTGGGAAACGTCAATCCGGTGACGGAAATCATTCAGGCAGCGCGGAAATACGGCGCCAAAATTCTCCTTGATGCCTGCCAGAGTCTGCCCCACATGCCCATCGATGTGCAACAACTAGACTGTGATTGGCTCGTGGGCTCTGGTCATAAAATGTGTGCCCCCACAGGCATCGGTTTCCTCTATGGCAAACGGGAAATTCTCGAAGCAATGCCGCCTTTTCTTGGGGGCGGGGAAATGATCGCCGAGGTATTTTTTGACCATTCCACCTACGGAGAGCTTCCCCACAAATTTGAAGCGGGAACTCCGGCCATTGGGGAGGCGATCGCCCTCGGTGCCGCCGTGGATTACCTCTCAAATATTGGGATGGATAAAATTCATGCCTATGAAGCTGAATTAACCAGCCATTTGTTTAAACGCTTAGCGGAAGTTCCCAACCTGAAGATCTACGGCAAACAACCCAATGCCCAAGGAGAAGGCCGCGCTGCCCTGGCTGCTTTTAATGTGCAGGGGATCCATGCCAACGATCTCGCGACTTTGTTAGACCATGAAGGAGTAGCGATCCGCTCCGGTCACCACTGTACCCAACCGCTCCACCGTCTTTTTGACGCTTCTGGCAGCGCCCGGGCCAGCCTCTATTTTTACAACACCACCGCCGAAATCGATCAGTTTATCGTTGCCCTCAAGGAAACCATTGATTTTTTCTTGAGTATGGGCGCTTAG